The following are encoded together in the Dyella terrae genome:
- a CDS encoding alpha/beta hydrolase family protein: MNKSLFIMTLALGLAACSSQNGSELSAAHQNEPFADQHKQFHTHIVRSVSEEGQVPTPPKDSGFTLITYPSQGKTLPAYISADPGDGKKHPAIIWVVGGWSNAIDLDNLVHGDWDNDQSALAFADHGIVTLFPTFRGGSSGTGAKEAKYGEMDDVIAAYDYLASQPYVDTNRIYLGGHSTGGTLVMLTAEAMDKFRAVFAFGATDRFEKHNATQFVFDTNDKREFNLRSPILWLSDIKNPTFVFEGDQSDKAQSLEAMKSTTKNGQVHFYLVNHADHFSTLAPLTEMLAKKVVEDTGPQSNIQITDADVQAAMAQPPIQR, encoded by the coding sequence ATGAACAAGTCGCTTTTTATCATGACACTGGCCCTGGGCCTTGCCGCATGTTCCAGCCAGAATGGCAGCGAGCTTAGCGCCGCTCACCAAAACGAGCCCTTCGCGGATCAGCACAAGCAATTCCACACGCACATCGTGCGTTCGGTATCGGAAGAAGGACAGGTGCCGACACCGCCGAAGGACAGTGGGTTTACGCTGATTACCTACCCGTCACAGGGCAAGACCCTGCCCGCTTACATTTCTGCAGATCCCGGCGACGGAAAGAAGCACCCGGCCATCATCTGGGTGGTGGGTGGATGGAGCAACGCCATCGACCTGGATAATCTTGTCCATGGTGATTGGGACAACGACCAATCCGCCCTTGCCTTCGCCGATCACGGCATTGTCACCCTGTTCCCCACCTTCCGTGGCGGTAGTAGCGGCACCGGTGCCAAAGAGGCGAAGTACGGCGAGATGGATGACGTCATCGCCGCCTATGACTATCTCGCCAGCCAGCCTTACGTGGATACAAACCGCATCTACCTGGGCGGCCACAGCACGGGCGGCACGCTGGTGATGCTGACGGCGGAGGCGATGGACAAATTCCGTGCTGTGTTCGCGTTCGGCGCCACTGATCGCTTCGAAAAGCACAACGCCACGCAGTTCGTTTTCGATACGAATGACAAGCGGGAATTTAACCTGCGCTCACCCATTCTCTGGCTGAGTGACATCAAGAACCCTACGTTTGTGTTTGAGGGCGACCAGAGCGACAAGGCGCAGTCACTGGAAGCCATGAAAAGCACCACCAAGAATGGCCAGGTGCATTTCTATCTCGTCAACCACGCCGATCACTTCAGCACACTGGCGCCGTTGACAGAAATGCTGGCGAAAAAGGTGGTCGAGGATACCGGCCCGCAATCGAACATCCAGATCACGGATGCCGATGTACAGGCAGCGATGGCGCAGCCGCCGATTCAGCGCTAA
- a CDS encoding SGNH/GDSL hydrolase family protein, translated as MRLVLGFLVVLCAVVVAPRAMASAEFNRLYVFGDSYSDMGAGYLAGNGPTSVAYMAQRMNLPFTHSKDKNANSESIDFAVAGADTGLNPGVKTNGLMLEVGMINQVQDFAARVRDKSITFDPDKTLFFIAGGLNDDKTPLDVSVAHITRQIEILKSVGARHIVLARLPTQMSDFSDAAKRLNPAYEKLVPALRQKLGIDLRFSQWGSYFDEIVSHPEAYGIVNAKDPCAFSEPLGEKKAPPCSDPRKYFYYYSSHPSSWVNKLVGDKLYEELAVQR; from the coding sequence ATGCGGCTAGTCCTTGGCTTTCTTGTTGTCCTGTGTGCAGTGGTCGTGGCTCCACGTGCGATGGCCAGCGCGGAGTTCAATCGCCTCTATGTCTTTGGTGACAGCTACTCCGACATGGGGGCCGGCTACCTGGCCGGTAATGGCCCCACCTCCGTGGCGTACATGGCGCAACGGATGAACCTGCCGTTCACGCATTCCAAGGATAAGAACGCCAATAGCGAAAGCATCGATTTCGCAGTGGCGGGTGCGGATACGGGCCTTAATCCAGGCGTGAAAACCAACGGCCTGATGCTGGAAGTGGGCATGATTAATCAGGTGCAGGACTTCGCCGCGCGCGTGCGTGACAAGTCGATCACCTTTGACCCGGACAAGACGCTGTTCTTCATCGCTGGCGGCCTCAACGACGACAAGACGCCGTTGGATGTTTCCGTGGCCCATATCACCCGGCAGATCGAGATACTGAAGTCAGTAGGCGCACGCCATATCGTGTTGGCACGGCTACCCACCCAGATGTCTGATTTCTCCGACGCAGCGAAGCGGTTGAACCCCGCCTACGAAAAGCTGGTGCCTGCGTTGCGCCAGAAGCTGGGTATCGATTTGCGCTTCAGCCAGTGGGGCAGTTACTTCGACGAGATCGTCAGTCACCCCGAGGCATACGGCATCGTCAATGCCAAAGATCCTTGCGCCTTCAGTGAGCCACTGGGCGAGAAGAAAGCACCGCCATGCTCCGATCCTAGAAAATATTTCTATTACTACAGCAGTCATCCATCGAGCTGGGTCAACAAGCTGGTGGGCGACAAGTTGTATGAGGAGCTCGCCGTGCAACGCTGA
- a CDS encoding acyltransferase family protein, with protein MKGFFRVRTLGEASAQAQDNFLLLRLLAASLVIYGHGAPISGDSSKMDLFLWLGWGSYSGALAVNAFFVISGFMIAGSYLRRQHLPSFLWARLLRIYPAYLFCLMGSAYVLGPLFTSLPLADYLRDHKVLYYVTKNIELGKYLAYYLPGVFTDQQVHGAVNGSIWTLPAEVRMYLWVGIVGVTGILGRKYLANVLIVALVVWGIVRPGSIPLVPLADFVQPAGYFAFGAFCFVNRSWVYVGWPVAAVTALLAWLAHGSVLYPFALALALMSFVFAFAYNTRWYGYNRFGDYSYGLYLWGFPMQQVAAHWVPGASSLVNAFIAWPLALTMSVFSWHVIEKPVLRLKSLPRKVYTWLTSMAGRHARRPVQKTRESKA; from the coding sequence GTGAAGGGTTTTTTTCGTGTGCGGACGCTAGGTGAGGCGTCTGCCCAGGCGCAAGATAATTTTCTTCTGCTCCGCCTGCTCGCGGCGAGCCTGGTGATTTATGGCCATGGCGCGCCGATCAGCGGCGACTCCAGCAAGATGGACCTGTTCTTGTGGCTGGGCTGGGGCTCGTACTCGGGCGCGCTGGCGGTCAATGCCTTCTTTGTCATCAGCGGCTTCATGATTGCCGGCAGCTATCTGCGCCGCCAGCATCTGCCCAGTTTTCTCTGGGCCCGCCTTTTGCGGATCTACCCGGCGTATCTGTTCTGCCTGATGGGCTCGGCGTATGTGCTTGGCCCCCTCTTCACTAGCCTGCCGCTCGCGGACTATCTCCGTGACCATAAGGTGCTGTACTACGTCACCAAGAATATTGAGCTTGGCAAGTACCTGGCTTACTACCTTCCCGGTGTTTTCACTGACCAGCAGGTGCACGGTGCGGTCAATGGGTCCATCTGGACGTTGCCGGCGGAAGTGCGGATGTATTTGTGGGTGGGGATCGTCGGGGTTACTGGCATTCTCGGGCGCAAGTATCTGGCCAATGTGCTTATCGTTGCCTTGGTTGTCTGGGGTATCGTCAGGCCGGGTTCGATTCCGTTGGTGCCGCTCGCCGACTTCGTGCAGCCCGCGGGTTACTTCGCTTTTGGCGCGTTCTGTTTCGTCAATCGATCATGGGTGTATGTCGGCTGGCCGGTTGCGGCGGTTACGGCGCTGCTCGCATGGTTGGCGCATGGCAGCGTGCTCTACCCCTTTGCGCTGGCGCTTGCCTTGATGAGCTTTGTCTTTGCCTTCGCGTACAACACGCGGTGGTACGGCTATAACCGCTTCGGCGATTACTCATATGGCCTGTACTTGTGGGGTTTCCCCATGCAGCAGGTCGCGGCTCATTGGGTGCCAGGGGCCTCGAGCTTGGTCAATGCGTTTATCGCGTGGCCGCTGGCGTTGACCATGTCTGTCTTCTCCTGGCACGTGATCGAGAAACCGGTGCTCCGTCTCAAGTCGCTGCCGCGCAAGGTCTACACGTGGCTGACCTCCATGGCAGGCCGACATGCACGCCGGCCTGTGCAGAAAACTCGCGAGAGCAAGGCTTAA
- a CDS encoding CDGSH iron-sulfur domain-containing protein: MARVKANIQVTVSKNGPYLVVGDIALAKQTIVADAEGGSEAWKEGPPIDHAATYALCRCGASQSKPFCDGSHQKVGFDGTERASRQSYLDQAKVMNGPLHALTDAESLCAFARFCDPHGQVWSQVASTDDPRVRANFIRQVNQCPSGRLVAWDSATGESVETALPVSIGLIEDPVEKCSGPLWLRGGIPVVSADGFKYEVRNRVTLCRCGQSKNKPFCDGTHAAVHFRD; the protein is encoded by the coding sequence ATGGCACGGGTGAAGGCGAACATCCAGGTAACCGTTTCCAAGAATGGTCCGTATCTGGTGGTAGGCGATATCGCGCTCGCGAAGCAAACCATCGTTGCCGATGCCGAGGGTGGTTCGGAAGCCTGGAAGGAAGGCCCGCCGATCGATCACGCCGCCACGTACGCACTGTGTCGGTGTGGTGCGTCGCAGTCGAAGCCGTTCTGCGATGGTTCGCACCAGAAAGTCGGCTTTGATGGGACGGAGCGCGCGAGCCGGCAGTCGTATCTCGATCAGGCGAAGGTGATGAACGGTCCGTTGCATGCGCTCACGGACGCAGAAAGCCTTTGCGCGTTTGCTCGCTTCTGCGACCCGCATGGACAGGTCTGGAGTCAGGTGGCTTCGACGGACGATCCGCGAGTGCGCGCCAACTTTATCCGCCAGGTCAACCAGTGTCCGTCGGGGCGTTTGGTGGCTTGGGACAGCGCAACCGGGGAGTCCGTCGAAACCGCGTTGCCGGTTTCCATTGGCCTTATCGAAGACCCAGTGGAAAAGTGCAGCGGCCCGCTGTGGTTGCGCGGGGGCATTCCCGTTGTCTCGGCCGATGGATTCAAGTACGAAGTGCGTAACCGGGTCACGCTCTGCCGATGCGGGCAGTCTAAGAACAAGCCCTTCTGCGATGGCACGCATGCCGCAGTTCATTTCAGGGATTGA
- a CDS encoding site-specific recombinase: MEDTLRKLGKADADPVVVLTQLVECIRPRRAGNLNVARQSMFALCFLLEQNTEFRANLRGAVCLLLTERKPLSLYTEAGIFSGNDVFSETLRRLSRSFLLPDAVDLHYLRDVVAVLFHKASDHVWVEGVETASWVKLLEALRFDELESPGDTFHVMQIGEALRVLSYRIASIGLEPEVLRLDTSLERSASPFMAQNVETLAYVDQFERWQAGDNEAAPDARHLLVLLDQCHSVADRIRARAARDGTSLSLTLQLQRLRQNRLRVEALVDLLQSMRADSTNTCMLERAAQLASNLISQECRRNDLRAYMQQNVQILALRVTENAGHTGEHYITASRKDYFALLRSALGAGFVIAFMASFKIIFSKQHWTPLNDAIAISLNYGFGFVLIHMLGFSVATKQPAMTANAIAASIDVSSGSTSDLEKLTTLIARTIRSQTAAILGNVVLAVPTAMLISWAIMRVTGAPFVGKEKAMHMLGDLNLFSGAVIYAAITGVCLFLSGQIAGWYDNLCAYNRIPERILQLKWPRAVFSERQIQRCANYVRYNLGALAGNFYFGCMLGGIWGIGVLLDIPLDIRHVAFASANIGYAASALNFSIAPHVLWSAIAGIAAIGITNLVVSFTLALWVALRARHVSLPKRGQLRRSLLLRFRRHTREFFLPPRRTENAAGIELDSAGTT; this comes from the coding sequence GTGGAAGATACGCTTCGCAAGCTGGGCAAGGCCGATGCCGATCCTGTGGTGGTGCTTACACAGTTGGTCGAATGCATCCGCCCCAGGCGGGCGGGTAATCTCAATGTGGCCCGGCAATCGATGTTCGCGCTGTGTTTTCTGCTGGAACAAAACACAGAATTCAGAGCTAACCTGCGCGGGGCGGTCTGTCTTCTGCTGACCGAGCGAAAACCGCTATCGCTCTATACGGAGGCGGGCATCTTCTCCGGCAACGATGTCTTTTCCGAAACGTTGCGTCGCCTGTCTCGCAGCTTCCTTCTGCCTGATGCCGTCGATCTTCACTATCTTCGTGACGTAGTTGCCGTGCTGTTCCACAAGGCCAGCGATCATGTCTGGGTCGAAGGCGTTGAAACAGCGTCGTGGGTCAAGTTGCTGGAAGCATTGCGCTTCGATGAGCTGGAAAGTCCCGGCGATACGTTTCACGTCATGCAGATCGGCGAGGCGTTACGCGTACTGTCGTACCGCATTGCATCCATCGGCCTGGAACCAGAGGTGCTTCGACTGGATACGTCGCTGGAGAGGTCCGCCTCACCGTTCATGGCGCAAAATGTGGAAACGCTGGCCTACGTGGATCAGTTTGAACGTTGGCAGGCAGGTGATAACGAGGCCGCCCCGGATGCTCGCCATCTACTGGTGCTGCTCGACCAGTGCCATAGCGTGGCGGACCGTATTCGTGCCCGGGCGGCACGTGATGGAACCAGCCTGTCCCTGACACTGCAGCTTCAGCGACTTCGGCAAAACCGGTTGCGCGTGGAGGCGCTGGTCGACCTTCTACAGTCGATGCGGGCCGACAGCACGAACACTTGTATGCTTGAACGCGCTGCACAACTCGCTTCCAACTTGATCAGCCAGGAATGCCGCAGGAACGACCTGCGTGCGTACATGCAGCAGAACGTGCAGATCCTGGCGCTGCGCGTCACCGAGAATGCCGGCCATACGGGTGAACATTACATTACGGCGAGCCGCAAAGATTATTTTGCGCTGTTGCGGTCGGCGCTGGGAGCTGGTTTCGTCATCGCTTTCATGGCTTCCTTCAAGATCATCTTCAGCAAGCAGCATTGGACGCCCTTGAATGATGCGATCGCCATCTCGCTCAACTATGGCTTCGGCTTTGTCCTCATTCATATGCTGGGCTTCAGCGTGGCGACGAAGCAGCCGGCCATGACGGCCAACGCAATCGCCGCGTCGATTGATGTGAGCAGCGGAAGCACCAGCGACCTTGAGAAGCTGACCACGCTCATCGCACGAACCATCCGCAGTCAAACGGCCGCGATTCTTGGCAACGTGGTGTTGGCGGTACCAACGGCCATGCTGATCAGCTGGGCGATCATGCGCGTTACCGGGGCACCGTTCGTGGGTAAGGAGAAAGCGATGCACATGCTTGGGGATCTAAACCTGTTCTCCGGCGCCGTCATCTATGCCGCCATTACGGGCGTATGCCTGTTCCTATCTGGGCAAATCGCGGGCTGGTACGACAACCTGTGCGCCTACAACCGCATTCCGGAGCGCATCCTTCAGTTGAAGTGGCCGAGAGCGGTCTTCAGCGAAAGACAGATTCAGCGATGCGCAAACTACGTTCGCTATAACCTGGGAGCGCTAGCCGGCAATTTCTACTTTGGCTGCATGTTGGGCGGCATCTGGGGTATCGGCGTGCTGCTCGATATTCCGCTGGACATTCGTCACGTTGCATTCGCGTCAGCGAATATTGGGTACGCCGCCTCGGCATTGAACTTCTCCATTGCCCCACATGTGCTCTGGTCAGCCATCGCTGGCATTGCCGCTATCGGCATAACCAATCTCGTGGTCAGTTTTACCCTGGCGCTGTGGGTGGCTTTGCGGGCACGGCACGTGTCCCTTCCAAAGCGCGGGCAACTGCGTCGCAGCCTGCTGCTTCGTTTTCGCCGGCATACGCGAGAATTCTTCCTGCCCCCGCGTCGCACAGAGAATGCAGCGGGGATCGAACTGGATAGTGCGGGAACGACCTGA
- a CDS encoding carbohydrate-binding protein encodes MHPVLTLSSLSAVTKVVLTIASLAVMPLQAAHASTTCAAAWSAATVYNTGDVASENGINYQANWWTQGNDPATNSGGSGSGQPWTVQSSCGGSTTPPPPPPPVITPDTIGFHLLLGSGTAQDQIALTSGNYTDLILSNVIAGVMYGHLVQEYDPGIQFDKDYLYGSIFGQLLQENIATEYYVDTSTLIDPSPNQAAVMGAGQGGPYQINNYAADMVSGSYTPAGHSLINYAAIQKNIGYTMATAATQYSKPTPPSFNNKYYGPMLTAYFHYNDFVSLIVTGTGPGGWVTPWQPAYNNALTNFKTLPNNFLDVLLNVAYNQGYYGGLVGSYSSLGATATAATVASVNSYSSVWGVQDTYQQYPYQVRYYLDQLYNNPIPTTSATTFATPDNHVAFSVATLEGIFSNVFQTMDYVNSSGVGTYISATQASTAFNQALTQAGVASSATLDLGNATDRAATFRVLEYAIGDLETNLGTQFNATTNSQL; translated from the coding sequence ATGCATCCTGTTCTGACGCTGAGCTCCTTGAGCGCCGTGACGAAAGTTGTGCTGACCATAGCGTCGCTTGCCGTTATGCCTCTGCAAGCGGCTCATGCGAGCACCACCTGCGCCGCTGCGTGGAGCGCGGCGACGGTTTACAACACGGGGGATGTCGCCAGTGAAAATGGCATCAACTACCAGGCCAACTGGTGGACCCAGGGCAACGATCCAGCCACGAATAGCGGGGGATCGGGCAGTGGGCAGCCCTGGACGGTACAGAGTTCATGCGGTGGCTCTACAACACCCCCACCGCCACCACCGCCCGTGATCACGCCAGATACCATCGGCTTCCACTTGCTGTTGGGTAGTGGCACCGCCCAAGACCAGATCGCCCTGACGAGTGGCAATTACACCGACCTCATCCTGTCCAATGTCATCGCGGGCGTGATGTACGGTCACCTAGTGCAGGAATACGACCCAGGCATCCAGTTCGACAAGGACTACTTGTACGGATCGATCTTTGGGCAGTTGCTGCAGGAAAACATCGCGACCGAATACTACGTCGACACCAGTACGCTTATTGATCCCTCGCCCAATCAGGCGGCGGTCATGGGGGCAGGGCAAGGTGGCCCCTATCAGATCAACAACTACGCCGCCGACATGGTGTCCGGGTCCTATACCCCGGCAGGGCACTCGCTGATCAACTACGCCGCGATCCAGAAGAACATCGGCTATACCATGGCGACGGCCGCCACGCAGTACAGCAAGCCGACGCCGCCATCGTTCAACAACAAGTACTACGGGCCGATGTTGACGGCGTACTTCCATTACAACGATTTCGTGTCCCTGATCGTCACCGGCACGGGACCCGGTGGTTGGGTAACGCCGTGGCAACCGGCATACAACAACGCGCTGACAAACTTCAAAACGCTGCCCAACAACTTTCTCGATGTGTTGTTGAACGTGGCGTACAACCAGGGCTACTACGGTGGCTTGGTAGGCAGTTACAGCAGCCTGGGCGCAACCGCTACAGCGGCGACCGTGGCATCGGTCAACTCCTATAGTTCGGTATGGGGCGTGCAGGACACCTATCAGCAGTATCCCTATCAAGTTCGCTATTACCTGGATCAGCTGTACAACAACCCGATCCCCACCACCAGCGCGACAACGTTTGCCACACCTGACAACCACGTGGCCTTCAGCGTGGCTACGTTGGAAGGCATCTTCTCCAACGTGTTCCAGACGATGGACTACGTCAACAGCTCGGGCGTGGGGACCTACATCTCCGCCACGCAGGCGAGTACCGCGTTCAATCAGGCATTGACGCAGGCCGGCGTAGCCAGCTCGGCGACGTTGGATCTGGGCAACGCGACGGATCGTGCAGCGACCTTCAGAGTCTTGGAATATGCGATCGGTGACCTGGAGACCAATCTGGGCACACAGTTCAACGCGACGACTAATTCGCAGTTGTAA
- a CDS encoding TonB-dependent receptor plug domain-containing protein: MAQPVVTITAQDIQRQGFATVGQFLANLTSASTPDISKSDPDEAGPDVGGTYVDLRNLGAQRTLVLLDGKRLGTSFDGFTNLDTIPTSIIDHIDVLADGASATYGSDAIAGVVNIITKKDFNGAELDTYNGQYIPGGDGKQGQYGVTFGKSYSRGSIMFSAQYQDQDSIGAGRRPYSEYPLTDKFPLNGLAYLGPYGQFYDSNGNLNILNAGGDPRNINDYHFQQLPTYAANGVVTNPGDTYNLNPPNTLLSATNMKNLFVQGHYDILQNLTATFTASYNEQGNTDQLAGFPLSTSGLFSIQQPQYDNLMLSGQSYYNPTNAPGQTPTDVAFQRYVGELSRLSINKVENFRFSLGLEGYFGIGDHSFNWDAYYYNTRYEGTITETGNFSLPNLQNALGPSFMGSNGTVQCGTPGSVIAGCVPLNALAGPGGYTQSMLNYIAVNGYEHYGSSEKGPQVDLSGNIYELPAGDLTFAVGASHRSVSGYDTPDVPSSEGYTTNLAGAPTEGGYSVNETWAEINIPILKDMLLAQSLNLDIAGRYSRYNNFGSTFNSQYKLTWKPIDDLMVRGSYGTGFRAPTVGDLFGGVSTTYPGYNDPCDVTYGLARYNATVAKNCANGVGGQPALNQTALNAAGLGNEFPNGFMQEAAPQVPVTSPGGAPVYAPFTQGGNPNLKPEKSKSSEIGLVYSPSYLTGLNVTVDHFRYIVRNIISGISPNEVLNNCYELAIASDCAQFQRTAADNYQVSSLFSGEENQGYLDVAGYDVDLSYKLPKFSFGQFTLDSKSTYYSHDNTEQYAGVPVSHNTGFSSYWRLRSNFTMGWEYQDFGAQWTMRYYSPLKEPCYNAQDSAFPCTMPNYYLPGVGITPITQIPSITFHDVQIYWKAPWNATIALGANNVFNRVGPYFYGGFEVGSSNNTDSMYAYNPSYDYGRFVYLRYTQKFD; encoded by the coding sequence ATGGCGCAACCCGTCGTTACCATCACCGCGCAAGATATTCAGCGACAGGGCTTTGCGACCGTCGGCCAATTCCTGGCGAACCTTACGTCCGCGTCTACACCCGACATCAGTAAGTCCGACCCGGATGAAGCCGGTCCAGACGTAGGTGGCACGTACGTCGACCTGCGCAATCTTGGCGCTCAACGCACACTGGTGCTGCTTGACGGCAAGCGTCTGGGCACATCCTTCGATGGCTTCACCAACCTTGACACCATTCCCACCTCCATCATCGATCACATCGACGTGCTGGCGGACGGCGCATCTGCGACCTATGGTTCGGACGCGATCGCGGGCGTGGTGAACATCATCACCAAAAAGGATTTCAACGGCGCCGAACTCGACACCTACAACGGCCAGTACATTCCTGGCGGCGATGGCAAACAAGGGCAGTACGGTGTCACCTTTGGCAAAAGCTATTCGCGCGGGTCGATTATGTTTTCAGCGCAATACCAGGACCAGGATTCCATCGGTGCAGGTAGGCGCCCCTATAGCGAGTACCCGCTAACTGACAAATTTCCGTTGAACGGACTCGCTTACCTCGGTCCTTATGGGCAGTTCTACGACAGCAACGGCAATCTCAACATACTCAATGCCGGTGGTGATCCACGAAACATCAACGACTACCATTTCCAGCAACTGCCGACTTACGCTGCCAATGGCGTCGTGACCAATCCGGGCGATACCTACAACCTCAATCCCCCGAACACTTTGCTCAGTGCCACAAACATGAAGAACCTGTTTGTGCAGGGGCATTACGACATCTTGCAGAACCTCACGGCGACGTTTACCGCGAGTTACAACGAGCAGGGCAATACGGATCAGTTGGCAGGCTTTCCGCTTTCCACCAGCGGCCTGTTCTCGATCCAGCAACCGCAGTACGACAACCTGATGTTGTCGGGGCAGAGCTACTACAACCCCACCAATGCACCGGGGCAGACGCCGACTGATGTGGCTTTCCAGCGCTACGTCGGTGAGTTGTCGCGCCTATCCATCAACAAGGTCGAAAACTTCCGTTTTAGCCTTGGGCTAGAGGGCTACTTTGGTATCGGCGACCATTCGTTCAACTGGGATGCCTACTACTACAACACCCGCTACGAAGGCACCATTACCGAAACCGGTAATTTCTCTCTCCCCAATCTTCAGAACGCGCTGGGCCCGTCGTTCATGGGGTCCAATGGCACCGTGCAGTGCGGAACGCCAGGCAGTGTCATCGCAGGCTGCGTGCCGCTGAATGCTCTGGCGGGGCCGGGTGGTTACACGCAGTCGATGTTGAACTACATCGCTGTTAACGGTTACGAGCATTACGGCAGTTCGGAAAAAGGGCCGCAGGTCGACTTGAGCGGTAACATCTATGAACTGCCTGCCGGTGACCTGACCTTTGCGGTAGGTGCTTCGCACCGTTCCGTGTCCGGCTACGACACGCCAGATGTACCATCCTCTGAAGGCTATACCACCAACCTTGCCGGCGCGCCTACGGAGGGCGGCTACAGCGTGAATGAGACGTGGGCCGAAATAAACATACCCATCCTCAAGGACATGCTGCTGGCGCAGTCGTTGAACCTCGATATCGCGGGCCGCTATTCGCGGTACAACAATTTCGGCAGCACGTTCAACAGCCAGTACAAGCTGACCTGGAAACCCATTGATGACCTCATGGTCCGCGGCAGCTATGGCACGGGCTTTCGCGCGCCTACGGTCGGCGACCTGTTCGGCGGTGTTTCGACGACGTATCCGGGCTACAACGATCCCTGCGACGTGACCTACGGCCTCGCCCGCTACAACGCTACCGTAGCCAAGAACTGCGCCAATGGTGTCGGCGGACAACCCGCATTGAATCAGACGGCGTTGAACGCGGCCGGTCTGGGTAACGAGTTCCCCAATGGCTTCATGCAAGAGGCGGCACCTCAAGTGCCCGTCACCTCGCCGGGTGGCGCACCGGTCTACGCACCGTTCACCCAGGGCGGCAATCCCAATCTCAAGCCGGAAAAATCCAAGAGTTCGGAGATCGGCCTTGTCTACAGTCCTAGCTATCTCACGGGCTTGAACGTCACGGTCGATCATTTCAGATACATCGTGCGTAACATCATTTCCGGCATCAGCCCCAACGAAGTGCTCAACAATTGCTATGAGCTGGCTATTGCTTCCGACTGCGCCCAATTCCAACGTACGGCGGCGGATAACTACCAGGTGAGTAGCCTGTTCTCCGGCGAAGAGAACCAAGGCTATCTGGATGTCGCCGGTTACGATGTCGATCTTTCCTACAAGTTGCCAAAGTTCTCCTTTGGCCAGTTCACGCTCGACTCCAAATCCACCTACTACTCGCATGACAACACTGAGCAATATGCCGGTGTGCCGGTGAGCCACAACACCGGCTTCAGCTCTTACTGGCGCCTGCGCTCCAACTTCACCATGGGCTGGGAGTATCAAGACTTCGGCGCGCAGTGGACCATGCGGTACTACTCGCCGTTGAAGGAGCCCTGCTACAACGCGCAGGATTCCGCTTTCCCGTGCACCATGCCTAACTACTACCTGCCCGGTGTGGGTATTACGCCCATCACGCAGATTCCATCGATCACGTTCCACGACGTGCAGATCTATTGGAAGGCGCCGTGGAATGCCACCATTGCGCTGGGCGCAAACAACGTCTTCAACCGCGTGGGGCCCTACTTCTACGGTGGCTTTGAAGTCGGCAGTAGCAACAACACCGATTCGATGTACGCCTACAATCCGTCCTATGACTACGGACGTTTTGTCTATCTGCGTTATACCCAGAAGTTTGATTGA